The Coffea arabica cultivar ET-39 chromosome 8e, Coffea Arabica ET-39 HiFi, whole genome shotgun sequence genome window below encodes:
- the LOC113704442 gene encoding mitogen-activated protein kinase kinase kinase 20-like: MWIREKTLGSGSFGFVSIAKTIPSSFPDDEEDQLFFDLPPIIAVKSAEFSCSESLQRERLLLHEFQNCPQIIHCYGADVSEEDGHLLYNMLLEFASGGSLADYVHGSQYGLLEEEVKQFTRSVLLGLSYIHAEGYAHCDIKPANILLVDDEEGNRTAKISDFGLATKVSKRRTGRKRKKGNRGTLFYMAPESVMFGEYDSKVDIWALGCTVIEMFTKKPAWDFDFGQCTDLDDFDEFFDRIKNEEVEIPRGLSKDAQDFLAKCLIKNPGLRWTADMLSSHPFVSGLDKAPVDQEISEESAFSPMSDEPRIGSSEDDESSKDMDSIKPMLLLKNLARLDKVAAENSVSDRSLGLKPTLNESVSEKSYEFRLFKRRKGLDPEVLYEGIQCNANFGFLQAC; encoded by the coding sequence ATGTGGATCAGAGAAAAAACTCTCGGCAGTGGTAGCTTTGGCTTTGTGTCGATAGCCAAGACTATCCCAAGCAGCTTCCCGGACGATGAAGAAGATCAATTGTTCTTTGATCTTCCGCCCATTATCGCAGTCAAGTCAGCAGAGTTTTCCTGTTCTGAGTCTCTTCAGAGGGAGAGATTATTGCTTCATGAATTTCAGAACTGCCCACAAATCATCCATTGTTATGGTGCCGACGTAAGCGAAGAAGACGGTCATTTACTGTATAACATGTTGCTTGAGTTTGCCTCTGGTGGAAGCTTGGCGGATTACGTTCATGGTTCTCAATATGGTTTGCTTGAGGAGGAAGTTAAACAGTTTACACGATCGGTGCTTCTGGGATTGAGTTACATTCACGCAGAGGGTTATGCGCATTGTGATATAAAGCCGGCCAATATCCTACTGGTTGATGACGAAGAGGGAAACAGAACGGCAAAGATTTCTGATTTTGGGCTCGCAACAAAGGTTTCGAAAAGGCGGACagggaggaaaagaaagaagggtaACAGGGGAACGTTGTTTTATATGGCTCCTGAGTCAGTTATGTTTGGTGAATATGATTCTAAGGTGGATATTTGGGCACTTGGTTGTACTGTTATAGAGATGTTCACCAAGAAACCCGCCTGGGACTTTGATTTTGGTCAATGTACTGATCTTGATGATTTCGACGAGTTTTTTGACCGGATTAAGAATGAAGAGGTGGAAATTCCACGTGGGTTGTCGAAGGATGCTCAGGATTTCCTGGCAAAGTGTTTGATCAAGAATCCTGGATTAAGGTGGACTGCAGATATGCTTTCGAGTCATCCGTTTGTTTCAGGTTTGGACAAAGCTCCTGTTGATCAGGAAATCTCAGAGGAATCAGCGTTTAGTCCAATGTCAGACGAACCAAGGATCGGAAGCTCTGAGGATGATGAATCAAGTAAGGACATGGATTCGATCAAGCCAATGTTGCTGCTGAAGAATCTTGCTAGACTGGataaagttgcagcagagaacTCTGTTTCTGACAGGAGCTTGGGCCTGAAGCCAACACTGAATGAATCCGTATCAGAGAaatcctatgaattccgactctTCAAGAGGAGAAAAGGATTGGATcctgaagttctttatgaagGAATCCAGTGCAATGCCAATTTTGGATTTTTACAAGCCTGTTGA
- the LOC113702771 gene encoding probable methyltransferase PMT20, which produces MKHREKDGKPSSHPDKSSRTVPMAIMFIVLCGFSFYLGGIFCSEKDRYETVEDAIESTKSIAAGPLQINDVSFPECGLDYQDYTPCTDPRRWKKYGLHRLTFLERHCPPAFERKECLVPPPDGYKLPIRWPKSRDQCWYRNVPYDWINKQKSNQHWLKKEGDKFLFPGGGTMFPNGVGEYVDRMQKLIPGMKDGTIRTAIDTGCGVASWGGDLLDHNILTVSLAPRDNHEAQVQFALERGIPAILGIISTQRLPFPSNSFDMAHCSRCLIPWTEFGGIYLLEIHRILRPGGFWVLSGPPVNYENRWRGWNTTIEEQKSDYEKLQELLTSMCFTFYKKKDDIAVWQKSSDNNCYKKLDSPDNYPTKCDDGTEPDSAWYTPLRPCAVVPDNKYKKLGLKSIPKWPQRLHVAPERVTDVRGGSDGAFNHDDSKWKARAKHYKKLLPAIGTDKIRNVMDMNTLYGGFAAALIDDPLWVMNVVSSYASNTLAVVFDRGLIGTYHDWCEAFSTYPRTYDILHVDGLFTAESHRCEMKYILLEMDRILRPNGYAIVRESSFYVDAVAAIAKGMKWGCRKEDTEYGVDKEKILICQKKLWYSSTKQTS; this is translated from the exons ATGAAGCACAGGGAGAAAGATGGAAAACCGTCATCTCATCCAGATAAAAGTTCAAGGACAGTTCCCATGGCAATAATGTTTATCGTGCTATGTGGCTTTTCATTTTATCTTGGAGGAATCTTTTGTTCTGAGAAGGACAGATATGAAACTGTTGAAGATGCAATTGAATCAACCAAGTCAATTGCTGCAGGCCCTCTCCAAATAAATGATGTTTCCTTTCCTGAATGTGGCCTCGATTATCAGGACTACACTCCATGCACTGATCCAAGG AGATGGAAGAAGTATGGTTTGCATCGGCTGACTTTTCTAGAAAGGCATTGCCCTCCAGCATTTGAAAGGAAAGAATGCTTGGTTCCCCCGCCAGATGGCTATAAGTTGCCCATCAGATGGCCTAAGAGCCGAGATCAGTGTTGGTACAG AAATGTTCCATATGACTGGATTAACAAACAAAAGTCCAATCAACATTGGCTGAAGAAAGAAGGGGACAAGTTCCTCTTTCCTGGTGGAGGTACCATGTTCCCCAACGGAGTTGGAGAGTATGTTGATCGGATGCAGAAACTCATTCCCGGAATGAAGGATGGGACTATCCGCACTGCCATTGATACTGGGTGTGGG GTTGCAAGCTGGGGAGGTGATTTACTAGACCACAATATTTTGACAGTCTCCCTTGCACCAAGAGATAATCATGAGGCTCAAGTTCAGTTTGCTCTTGAACGTGGGATTCCTGCGATTTTGGGAATCATTTCAACACAGAGACTTCCTTTTCCATCAAATTCATTTGACATGGCTCATTGCTCAAGATGCCTTATCCCATGGACTGAATTCG GTGGAATTTACCTTCTTGAAATACATCGTATACTTCGTCCTGGGGGTTTTTGGGTTCTCTCTGGCCCACCTGTGAACTATGAAAACCGCTGGAGAGGATGGAATACTACTATTGAAGAGCAGAAATCAGACTATGAAAAATTGCAAGAATTGCTTACTTCCATGTGCTTCACATTTTACAAGAAGAAGGATGATATTGCTGTGTGGCAGAAATCTTCAGATAATAACTGCTACAAGAAGCTTGATTCTCCAGATAACTACCCAACAAAGTGTGATGATGGTACTGAGCCAGATTCAGCTTGGTACACTCCACTTCGGCCTTGTGCTGTTGTTCCTGATAATAAGTACAAGAAATTGGGGTTGAAATCAATTCCCAAATGGCCCCAAAGACTGCATGTTGCTCCTGAACGTGTTACAGATGTTCGTGGTGGCAGTGATGGTGCTTTCAATCATGATGATAGTAAATGGAAGGCACGAGCTAAGCACTATAAGAAGTTGTTGCCTGCAATCGGGACGGATAAGATAAGAAATGTGATGGATATGAACACATTGTATGGAGGTTTTGCGGCGGCTTTGATTGATGATCCCTTGTGGGTGATGAATGTGGTTTCCTCATATGCAAGCAATACACTTGCTGTGGTGTTTGACCGGGGCCTTATTGGAACCTACCATGACTG GTGCGAGGCTTTTTCAACATATCCAAGAACTTACGATATACTTCATGTAGATGGCCTCTTCACTGCTGAAAGCCACAG ATGTGAAATGAAGTACATCTTGCTGGAGATGGATCGCATATTGCGGCCTAACGGGTATGCAATCGTCCGTGAGTCCAGCTTTTATGTTGATGCTGTTGCAGCCATAGCTAAGGGCATGAAATGGGGATGCCGTAAAGAAGATACAGAGTATGGTGTTGACAAGGAGAAGATATTGATTTGCCAGAAGAAGCTCTGGTATTCTTCCACTAAGCAGACTTCATGA